One segment of Halalkalicoccus tibetensis DNA contains the following:
- a CDS encoding DUF790 family protein: protein MLTKELLRVSRAGGGYRPRFAGREARPLAAKVLGAFQGSVGEPRSVLDGALAELEGEYEFKLVRGLGKLVERGATFETRAAVEPERARRAAFEAGEALGVADEAEREEALERAAATLSITPAKLDEALYADREERQVLVALDGRYDPDSLLAQYDLSLAQTALFDAREVRIRSDDPRKLVSATKRLGLLYELRRTDRGRELVVTGPDALFRATRRYGTRFARLLRAVVGAGEWELTATIDDRGVERTLELSDADPLRPPDAEPVAEASYDSGVEREFAARFSALDLDWELAREPEPLEVGASVMIPDFAFDYAHSDFRVYFEIMGFWTPEYVEKKLDQLERVESVELLVAVDESLGVGEEIEARDHRVITYTGSVRIKDVRDALREYEDALVEEGAATLSDALSPEEDVLSLSELAARHGVSEDALDGIVFPDHELVGRTLVRPSVLEGLADRLSAGQSFSEAEAVLEDAGLTEPSAALSRLGYRVEWAGLSGGTLRPTGD, encoded by the coding sequence GTGCTGACGAAGGAACTGCTTCGCGTCTCGCGCGCCGGCGGGGGATACCGACCCCGGTTCGCCGGTCGCGAGGCCCGTCCACTCGCGGCGAAGGTGCTCGGCGCCTTCCAGGGGAGCGTCGGCGAGCCGCGCTCGGTGCTCGACGGCGCGCTCGCCGAGCTCGAGGGCGAGTACGAGTTCAAGCTCGTCCGCGGGCTCGGGAAGCTCGTCGAGCGCGGGGCGACCTTCGAGACGCGGGCCGCCGTCGAGCCCGAACGCGCCCGCCGGGCGGCCTTCGAAGCCGGCGAGGCCCTCGGGGTGGCCGACGAGGCCGAGCGCGAGGAGGCCCTCGAGCGAGCCGCCGCCACGCTCTCGATAACCCCAGCGAAGCTCGACGAGGCGCTGTACGCCGACCGCGAGGAGCGCCAGGTGCTCGTCGCGCTCGACGGGCGCTACGATCCCGACTCCCTCCTCGCCCAGTACGACCTCTCGCTGGCCCAGACGGCGCTGTTCGACGCCCGCGAGGTACGCATCAGGAGCGACGATCCTCGAAAACTCGTCTCGGCGACCAAACGGCTGGGCCTGCTCTACGAGCTGCGGAGGACGGATCGTGGCCGGGAACTCGTCGTCACGGGCCCCGACGCGCTGTTCCGGGCGACCCGCCGATACGGCACCCGCTTCGCCCGGCTGCTGCGGGCGGTCGTCGGGGCCGGCGAGTGGGAGCTGACGGCGACGATCGACGATCGCGGGGTCGAACGAACCCTTGAGCTCTCCGACGCCGACCCGCTCCGGCCGCCCGACGCCGAGCCGGTCGCCGAGGCCAGCTACGACAGCGGCGTCGAGCGCGAGTTCGCCGCCCGCTTTTCCGCGCTCGACCTCGACTGGGAGCTCGCGCGCGAGCCCGAGCCCCTCGAGGTCGGCGCGAGCGTGATGATCCCTGACTTCGCGTTCGACTACGCCCACTCCGATTTCCGGGTCTACTTCGAGATCATGGGCTTTTGGACCCCCGAGTACGTCGAGAAGAAGCTCGACCAGCTCGAGCGCGTCGAGAGCGTCGAGCTGCTGGTCGCGGTCGACGAGTCGCTGGGCGTCGGCGAGGAGATCGAGGCCCGCGACCACCGCGTCATCACCTATACGGGAAGCGTGCGGATCAAGGACGTCCGCGACGCGCTGCGCGAGTACGAGGACGCCCTGGTCGAGGAGGGCGCCGCCACCCTCTCCGACGCGCTCTCGCCCGAGGAGGACGTCCTTTCCCTGTCGGAGCTCGCGGCCCGCCACGGCGTCAGCGAGGACGCCCTCGACGGGATCGTCTTTCCCGACCACGAACTGGTCGGGCGGACGCTGGTTCGTCCGTCGGTCCTCGAGGGGCTTGCCGACCGGCTCTCGGCGGGTCAGTCGTTCTCCGAGGCCGAGGCGGTCCTCGAGGACGCGGGGCTCACGGAGCCCAGCGCCGCCCTCTCGCGGCTCGGCTACCGTGTCGAGTGGGCCGGGCTCTCGGGGGGGACGCTGCGCCCGACCGGGGACTGA
- a CDS encoding MFS transporter has protein sequence MRWEYRNTVLVLCTAAFFATMVARLVISPVVPEIESEFGTSAGMIGLALTGMWAAYALSQFPSGILADRYGERSVILAAVSVTAVASVALALSPSLATFGLFAVALGAGAGLHYVVATTLLTRIFSNTGRAIGLHVAGSPIAGLSAPVLAAAVAARYGWRAAILLGAAAAIPVGLLFAWRVRETEPQHPERPLREGFEPETLVELLSRPAIAYTTVLAVISAFVWQATASFLPAFLIAHHGYSTALAGALFSLYFVAHGICAPTIGGFSDRFGRDPTLAATLATGIVAYPVLVAGSSLPVVAGAVALAGVAMSWSAPLQDRYIVRLSEDETNRGFGLVRTVYMLLGALGSVVTGTLADLAGWGVAYGALGLLLALAVGSLALVRLRGLSL, from the coding sequence GTGCGCTGGGAGTACCGCAACACCGTCCTGGTCCTCTGTACGGCGGCCTTCTTCGCGACGATGGTCGCCCGGCTCGTCATCAGCCCCGTCGTCCCCGAGATCGAGAGCGAGTTCGGGACCTCCGCGGGGATGATCGGGCTCGCGCTCACGGGGATGTGGGCGGCCTACGCGCTCTCGCAGTTTCCCTCGGGGATCCTCGCCGATCGCTACGGCGAGCGCAGCGTGATCCTCGCGGCCGTCTCGGTCACGGCCGTCGCCAGCGTCGCGCTCGCGCTCTCGCCGTCGCTCGCGACCTTCGGGCTGTTCGCCGTCGCGCTCGGCGCGGGCGCGGGACTGCACTACGTGGTCGCGACGACGCTGCTGACCCGGATCTTCTCGAACACGGGCCGGGCGATCGGGCTCCACGTCGCCGGCAGCCCGATCGCGGGCCTCTCGGCGCCCGTGCTCGCGGCGGCCGTCGCCGCGCGCTACGGCTGGCGGGCCGCCATCCTCCTCGGGGCCGCCGCGGCGATCCCGGTCGGTCTGCTGTTCGCCTGGCGAGTGCGCGAGACCGAGCCCCAGCACCCCGAACGGCCGCTGCGCGAGGGGTTCGAGCCCGAGACGCTCGTCGAACTGCTCTCGCGGCCGGCGATCGCTTACACGACCGTGCTCGCGGTGATCTCGGCGTTCGTCTGGCAGGCCACCGCCTCCTTCCTCCCGGCGTTTCTGATCGCGCATCACGGCTACTCGACGGCGCTCGCCGGGGCGCTGTTCTCGCTGTACTTCGTCGCCCACGGGATCTGTGCTCCGACGATCGGCGGGTTCTCCGATCGGTTCGGCCGGGACCCGACCCTCGCGGCGACGCTCGCGACCGGGATCGTCGCCTACCCGGTCCTCGTGGCCGGCTCCTCGCTCCCGGTCGTCGCCGGCGCGGTCGCCCTCGCCGGGGTCGCGATGAGCTGGAGCGCGCCGCTGCAGGACCGCTACATCGTCCGGCTCTCGGAGGACGAGACGAACCGCGGGTTCGGGCTCGTGCGCACCGTCTACATGCTGCTGGGCGCGCTGGGAAGCGTCGTCACCGGCACCCTCGCGGATCTCGCGGGCTGGGGCGTCGCCTACGGCGCGCTCGGACTCCTGTTGGCGCTCGCGGTCGGGAGCCTCGCGCTCGTCCGGCTGCGGGGGCTCTCACTCTGA